The following nucleotide sequence is from Ahniella affigens.
TGTCATCGAGAATCCCCATCAAACCCTGCAAGATTTCTGCTGCCATGATCCAAGCCTCCGCTGATTGTTGAGCGCCCACTTTGCCACAGCGGGGGGCTGGCCGCGCGCCGGACTTTGCGAACCTTTTCAAGCGCGCGATTCAGCCGGTGTCAGGTTCCGAAAATGGACTGCAGTCGATTTGCGTCACCTCGGGAAATGCGTTGTCACGCTTGCAAACGATGAGATCGCATCGTTTCGGCAATTCGCCGCAGGCGCTCATCGCGAACCGCGGTCGCAATCTGCTCGCCTTGCAGGCCGCGCTCGACAAATGGCCGGGCTTGCACTGCGGCGGCTGCGGTGAACGTTGCGAGCATGGGTGCCGCACTCGGGTAGTCGGCATCGGGCATATTGGCCCGGCCGGCCTTGTCCGCATGGCAGGCGAGCAGCAAGTCGGGCAGCAGCTTCGGGCGGCGGAACAAGTCCAGTCGTTCGAACAGGTCGAGGATCGAACCCGCACGCAGCTCACCGAATCGATGCACATTCAAATGATCGACGCAGACGTGCTCGGCCAGCCGGGCGAGCTCGGTCGGCACCTTGAATCGGGCGTTGAATGCCTGCACCAAAGGGCGACCGTTCTGCTCGTGATACAGGTGCTTCGGCAGCACGTCGGCGGGTGTCACGGCCTTACCCAGATCATGCAGTAGCACCGCGAATGCGACGCCGACGTTGCCGGGGGCCAGGCGTGCCGCAGCGTCGAGCGCCAGTGCCAAGTGCACGCCGGTATCGTATTCCGGATGAAACTCAATGCGCTGCGGCACCTGATACAACGCGTCGAGTTCGGGAAAGATCACCCGCAATGCGCCAGACGCGCGCAGTACCTGGAGAAACGCGCTCGGCCTCGGTTCAACCAGCGCGCGCAGCAATTCCGCCAGCACGCGCTCGGGCACCAGGTGCGCCACTTCGCCAGCACGAACCATCTCCTGCATCAACGCGAGGGTTTCGGGCGCAACCCGGAAGCCCAGCGGGGCATAGCGCGCGGCAAACCGGGCGACGCGCAGCACGCGGACCGGATCTTCGACAAAGGCCTCCGATACGTGCCGCAGCCAACGATCGGCCAAATCCCGCTGCCCGTCGTAGGGGTCGATCAGCGTGCCGTCTTCGGCTTCGGCGATGGCATTGATCGTCAGATCGCGCCGGCGCAGGTCATCTTCCAGGGTCACGTCCGGGTCACTGCTGATCACAAACCCGCGATAGCCTGGAGCCGATTTTCGCTCCGTCCTGGCGAGCGCGTGCTCTTCTTTGGAGTCCGGATGCAGGAAGACCGGGAAGTCTTTGCCGACCGGTAGAAAGCCCTGAGTCAGCATATCGTCGACCCGGGCACCAACGACCACCCAGTCGCGATCTTTGACCGGCCGGTTCAGCAGGCGATCGCGTACGGCACCGCCCACAAGAAAGCGTTGAAAGGAGCTCACCTGATTTTCCTTAACACTTCACACATATTCCACATTACCTTGACGTCTGTCGACGTCTCATCGAACGTTCTATCCTTGCCAAACCGATCCGCCTCCGAGCGACCATGGTCATCCGACTGCGCACTGTAACCCATTCCCTATTGGCCTTGAGCTTCTGCTGGTCCGGTCTCGCTGGCGCGGCCGAACTTGGCCGGATCAACGCGACCGGCGGATTGCTCAACCTGGAGGGCAGTGGCGGCGGCGGTTTGTTGCCTTGGTCCACGATGGCCGGCCTGAGTACGGATCCCGGCGTGGATTGGCTCGCCGGCTCCGCTTTTGTCCAGCTGGACGATTATTCGGTGCACACCGTGTCAGTTGCGGGCTCTTGGAACGACCGCGCCGAATGGAGCCTGGCGCATTCCCGATTGCGCATCGATACCCACCCGGGCAGCCTGGCCGTCGACCAGACACTCATTGGTGGCAAGTGGCGTCTTGCCGGCGATCTGATCTATGGCAAGGTGCCGCAAATCAGCATTGGTGTGCAGGCCCGCTGGCTCCAGGACGACGCGCTCGCTTTGGCCCTCGGCGCTGATGATGATTTCGGCATCGACTTCTATGTTGGCGCGTCCCGCTTGATTCTGGATGGGCCATTTCATCGTAACTGGTTGATCGCGGGCAACGTGCGCGCCACGCGCGCCAATGAACTCGGCTTCCTGGGTTTTGGCGGCGACGAGTCCAATGACTATGCGCTGGCCGGTGAAGTTTCGACCGCGTTGTTCTTGAATCCCAACTGGGCGGTCGGCGCTGAGTTCCGGCACAAGCCCGATCATCTGCACGCAATCAACGAAAGCAATTGGTATGACGCCTTCGTGGCCTGGTTCCCGAACAAGCAAGTCAATGTCGCTGTCGCATACGCAAACGCCGGGACAATTGCCGGGCAGGACCATCAGGATGGCTTTTATGTGTCGGTCAATGTCAATCTCTAAGGTATGTGCCCGTATGTTGCCAAGACTCATCGCCTCCCTGATGCTGGCCTGCACCGTACTGCTGTTCGGTGCGTGCGCGACGCAACGCGTCGGCACGCACACCAGCCTCTATGATGATCTGGGCGGCGCTGCCGGGGTCGCGCATATGGTTGATGAGATCGTTACCGAATTGCACACCGACCCGAAGCTTGCTGACTTGTTTACGGAAACGGACGATGCGTATTTCAAGGAACGTTTGAACGAGCAGATCTGCAACTTGACCGACGGCGGTTGCGAGTACACAGGGCTCAGCATGGAAGAGGCGCATAGCGGAATGGATCTGTCCCATGCGCAATTCAACGACTTTGTCGAAGCCTGCAGACGCGCGATGACCCGCGCCGGCGTGACCGTCGGCAACCAGAACCGCCTGCTTGCGCTACTGGCGCCGATGCACGGGCAAGTGATTCATCAGTAGATCGCGTCACCAGCGCAAGACGTGCACGCAAGGCAGCACTGATGCGGATCGAGATGACTTGCGCGACGTCCGGCATCAGCCCGGAATCAGCGTGTACCCCCCGACTCTGCTCGAACACGCAATAACCAACCCCCTCTCCCACGCGAGTGGGAGAGGGCTGGGGAGAGGGCTACTTGCCACAGTGCATCGTGGTGAAAATCGCGCATCGTCGCTGGCAGTTTGATGCGCGAATAAGCGCACCTTTCGGGGCGACTCCCTCTCCCACGCGAGTGGGAGAGGGATGGGGAGAGGGCTACTTGCGACAGTGCACCGTGGTGAAAATCGCGCATCGTCGCTGGCAGTTTGATGCGCGAATAAGCGCACCTTTCGGGGCGACTCCCTCTCCCACGCGAGTGGGAGAGGGCTGGGGAGAGGGCTACTTGCGACAACTGCGCCGTTTAAGAATCGCGCGTCATCGCTGACAAGTTTGTGCGCGAAAGGCCACACATTTGCTCCGACCGATCATGTAACGCTTCGTCAACGCTCCAACGACGCATCCAGATTCGCGCGCAGGTGCGCCTCGGCTTGCTCTGGTTGATCGTGCTTGATCGCCCAGAGTGCCAGCCGCCGATGGGCCAGACGCATCAGTTCTGGATGTTGCCCCTGGCGCACAATGTCCTCGTACATCTGCACTGCTGATTCCGGTTTGCCTTGACGCCGATACAGGCGCTCCAGCGCCAGAGCATCAAGCTCTGCCGTGGTGCGAGATGCCTGGGCGATCGCACGCCTGTCCGCGCGTCGCTCGATCCGCGCCAGGTGCCGCCAAGCTGCCCGCACGCGCCAACCGTGGCAGGCGCGAATACGCCAACAGTGCCGCGGGCTAACTTGCAGATGCACACCCATCCCAATGCCATGCCGATGCGCCGACGCAACCGGACTTGCCATGCCAAGCATGAGCGCCACGAGCACGCCTCCGACCATCACCACGATGCGATTCATTGTGCCTCCAATCTGTTGGTTGCCGGCACGGATTGTGCGGCTCACCCAACAGAACGCGATGCGAACGCAATGGTTGACGCTGCCGCAAGCCCAAGATGAGTGGCGCCTTAAAGTCGGCAGCCGCTCGCATGTCAACCAAGTCAGATGCACTGGTTCGAACGCCGCCGAGACAACGCAGTCGGAACCGGTTCTGCGTCCCAAATCTCGCCCGACTTGCGTGCGACGGAACGGAAGCAGGCTGTTGCAAACCGCGCGCACTCGCAGGCTTGCGATATGCCGCCTTGAACAACCGCACTGAGCCTACTGACTACTGACCACTGCCCTCGCGATCATCCCATTCCGCCCCAAAGCATTGCCACTCGCCGTCGATTTTCTGCCAGTGACTGACGACATGAATCTGATCCAAATGATCCGGCATGACGCCTCGGCCGCCGCTGACTACAGCGGAAACGCGCACGGTGGCGCGATCGCCGAACAGCTCAATCTCGGCTGGTCCGCGCGTGATCGACAGCTTCGGATTGCGAAACCGCAGGCCCACCATGTAGGCGTGCAATTGTTCTTTGTTGAAGCCATTGCTACCAGACTGGAAGTCATCTGAGACGTAGTCCATGAATTCACCGGGGCGCTGCGACTCGATCGCCAATTCCATTGCGTCCATATTGGCGCGCAGGCGACTGGCGTCGTCGTCGCCGCTGCACGCAGTGAGCGTCATCATCAGCGTCAGCACGATCACCATGACTCGGTTTGCGCGCATCGCCAAGCTCCTGTTCATCGGTTGCACCGCGCAACTGTATCCGGTCGCCATCGACCGCGCGACTTCAGTCCGGGCAACATGCCATACGCCAGACGTGCCCGGGAATTGACCCGAATCCGCGTCGCGACATGACTTCCGGTGCGGGAGCTGAACGCCTTGCGACTGATAGACTTTTCGACCTCATGAACTCTCCCTTTTCTGCGTCATCGCCCTGGCGCGCTGCGCTGCTGATGGCGGTCAGCGCCGTGTTTTTTGCCCTGATGGCGGTGATGATTCGACTGTCATCGACCGATTTGCATCCGTTTCAGATTGCCTTCTTTCGATGTTTCTTCGGCTTTCTGTTCACGATTCCGCTCGTGTGGCACCACGGGCGCGGCCTCCTGAAGACCGACAAGCTCTGGCTCTATTTTCTGCGGTGCGGCATCGGCATTTTTTCGATGCTCTCCGGCTTTTGGGCCGTGGTCCATTTGCCCTTGGCGCAGGCGGTGGCGTTGACGTACTCGACGCCATTGTTTGTCACCATTGGTGCCGCGGTGGTGTTGCATGAAATCGTCCGCGCGCGCCGCTGGACTGCGGTGCTGATTGGTTTTGTCGGTGTGTTGGTGATCGTGCGGCCATTTGACCAGCACTTGAGCTATGCCACCTGGATTGCGCTGATGTCGGCCGCGCTGAGCGCCGCCGTGTCGATCAGCATCAAGTTTCTGTCGCGTACGGAAAAGCCCGACACCATTGTGTTCTACAGTTCTGCCATCTGGGTGCCACTTTCATTGTTACCCGCCCTGATGTTCTGGACCACACCGCATGGCTGGACCTGGGTCTTCGTCGTGCTGGCCGGACTATTCGGCACGCTCGGCCATATGTTTTGGACGCGTGCCTACAAGCTCGGCGATGCCTCCGCGCTGACGCCCATCACCTACTTGCAGCTACCAGTCGTCAGCCTGTTTGCATTTTGGTTGTTCGATGAAGTCATGGACCGTTACACCCTGATCGGCGCCCTGATCGTCTTTGGCAGCAATCTCTACATCGCCCATCGCGAAGTGCAAATCGCCCGGCGGGCCATTACGGACACCCAAATCGGCGGCGACAGCAGCAATTTGCGCTGAGGCAACGCATTCGCCAGACACGGCATACATACCTGGCAGCGATATCTATGACCTATGGCACATTCCCAAAATGCCGGATCGTTTGACGCTCGGGGGACCCGGGGGGATTCGGTCCAGCCAGTGCTGATGCTGCACGGCGGTGCCGCTTGCCATGACCGGGCAGCCAGTTCCCAGGAATCACAATGAGGTCACGCCCATGAAGCGGAAACTTTTGGCAGTGTTGTGCCTTTACCTGTGCGCTCAAGCCAGCGCGCTCGCGTGGATGCAAACGAGCGACGATGCCGGCGCCAAGGCAAATCCCGTGCGCCATTACGAAGCAGTCATTGCCGACATCCGGGTCAATCTTGAACCTGGCGGCAAGTACGCCTATGTGCCGCAAAACGATCGCCCGGCGGTGGAGGAACAACTGGGCATCATCTCCAGCATCCTGGCCAAGGTCGATTCGATCGATGAACTGAATCAGCGCCGCAAGATTCGCCTCTTCAACGCCCAAGAGAAGCTCAATGGCCTGCTCCTCCAATCCGAAGACAATCGCGAGCATTGCCAGGCGACCAAGCTGACCGGCACACACATGACCAAAACCGTGTGCCTGACCAACAAGCAACGCGAAGAAGCGGAAGAAACACGCCGCCGGTTCACCAACAGCTACGTGCACGGCTTTGGCTCACCAAACGGCTGATCGGCACTGTATCGGGCAGCGGCGGCCTAACCGGTGCCCGGCAGCGCTTAGCGGCGCTCTGAACGCGTTCAGAGTCGTTGCGGGTCGTGGATGGCCCATCCAAACACAACTATCGTCGAACAAACATCAAACACTGGCTGCCAGGACGGTGGTCAGCAAGCGGCGCCATCCAAGTGATGGCTGACAATCGGAGGACTAGAGTGAACAAGACCCAAGCAATAATCCTGGCAATCGGAATCAGCCTCGCTGGCAGCGCCGGCGCCTTCATGGCCAAACAGCCCAGCAGCGCGATTCCAAAAGAATATGCGGCAACCGAATTTAGCGTGATTGCCAATGAAATTCGGATCCAGATGGAACCAGGTGGCCGATATGGCTACGTCCCGAAGATCGACCGCCCGAAGATCGAAGAGCAGCTCAACATGATGGCCAGCCTATTGAAGGGTGTGAGTGTCATTGAAGAGCTCAGCGCCGACGACCGCGTCCGCCTGTTCAATGCTCAAGAACAGGTCAATGGCCTGCTGCTGCAGCATGATGCCAACCGTCTGGTCTGCGAAAAGACCCGAGTCACCGGCAGCCACCGTCCGCGCACGGTTTGCATGACATATGCCGAACGCGAAGCCGCACGCGAAGACGCAGCCCGTACGTTCCGGGTGTACAACCGCGGCATCAACCCCGAACCGAACGGCTGAGCCACAACCCTCCAACAGGTTGTCACACTGACCTGCAGGAACCACCAAAACGTCCGGCCTTGAGCCGGACGTTTTGTTTTTGGACGTCGCAACAGTCCGCGATCGGCCGCCCCCTGGACTTACCGCGACGGAACCTCTGAGGGGCCATGCGGGCATGAACGCCCAGGAGGGACGTATTCAGACCCGCCCCGAAACCTGATCGACTTGTCTGCCCAAATACGCGTGTCTCTATGGAGGGTCTGAATAAGTCCATCCTGGACTTTCAGACCCACAATGAGTCCGGCACATGTCCGGACTCATTGGTCCAGAATCAAGCACTTGCGTGCTCGATTCTGGGCGGGCCATCCATGGCCCGCATCGCCTCTGATCGGGTTCAGAGGCTCCCTATGCGTGTTTGATATCGAGCGTGGCGAATCGGCCTGGGACGCCCTGCCCAAACCGGCCAACAACAGCTCGCCGGTATCAGCGCGCGGTTAGGGCGCCTCTGAACCCGTTCAGCGGCGACGCGGGTCTGAAAGCCCAGGATTCACGCAATCAGACCCTCCTTGGCACCGTGCAGCACCCACCAATCGGAGACGAGTATGAAACCAGTCAAGACCATGTTGTTCGCGATCTGCGTGACCCTGGCGGGCACGTCAGCGGCTTTCACCGCAAAACAACCCGACACAGCGATCCCCAACCAATACGCCGTCAACGAGTTCAGCACCATTGCTGATGGCATCCGAATCCAGATGGAGCCCGGCGGTCGCTACGCCAACGTTCCCAATATCGATCGCCCACAGATCGAAGACCAACTGAGTGTGATGGCAAGTCTGCTCAACGGTGTCGCCAGCGTTGAGGACCTGAATCCAACCGACAAGGTACGCCTGTTCAATGCCCAGGAACGCGTCAATAGCCTGCTGCTTCAGCACGACAACGAGCGCTTGTTCTGCGAGAAAACGCGAGTCACGGGCAGCCACCGCCCGCGCACTGTTTGCATGACCTACGCCGAGCGCGAGGCCGCCCGCGAATCGGCAGCACGGCTGTTCCGCACTTACGATCGCGGCATCAGCCCGGAGCCGAACGGTTGATCCTGGACGCGGTGCCAAGGACGGCACCGAACGGTTGAATCCGGGGCCTGGCCCCAAGCGCCCCTTCCGCATTGGCGATCCGTGCGCATGCATGACTGCAGTAGGATGCGCGGCTCTGGGTTCCGCCTTTATGATCGGGGTTCACTTCCCGATCTGGCAGACTGATGAACGCTTACCGCACCGCCTTGACGCTGTTTGTACTGACGACCGGCCTTCTGATGACCGACGCGCACGCCGGCAAGAAGAGCAAGAATGCACCCGTCATTCCACCGGCCACCAATGCAGCCGAATTCGAGAAGCTTGCCGCCGACATCCGCGGCGGCCTGACTGGTGGCGGCCGCTTCGAATATGTTCCGGCTAGCCAGGAACGCACGTTGCGTGATCAGTTGGATGTCATCGCCAGCCTGCTCGCCAAGGGCGACCCGAAAGCGCTTGATGATGCCGATAAGGTCGCACTCTTCAACGCGCAGGAGCAGGTCAACGGCATCCTGACCGAATACGACGGCAATCGTCTGATCTGCCAAAGCCGATCGCGCACCGGCAGCAATCGTCGAGAAACGGTCTGCCAAACCTATGCGGAACTGCGCGCGGCCAGGGATGCCGCCGAACGCATGATTCGCGATGCCAACAATCAACAGTTGCCAAAGGGCGGCTGACACCGTTTGGTTGTCCAGAGTCAAGCCGATGATTCCTGAAAAACGCGCCCAATGTGGCGCGTTTTTTATGCGCTCCCGCTGCGCCGCTCTCGGTAACGTGCAATAGCGGCCGTGGCTGCGGCATGACCACGCAATGGCTATGATGAGAACGACCACCGCTAGTCGAGAGCCGCTACGTGACCGCCCCTGAGTCGCCCGTTCCACTTGCCGCGCTGCCGGCGCCCCCGAGCAGCACCGGCGCGATGCGTCGATATGCACGCTACGGTGGCATTGCCGTGATCGCACTGCTGTTACTGAACCTTGGGCTGATGTGGTATGCCGATCACCCAGCCGAGCCATTTGATC
It contains:
- a CDS encoding multifunctional CCA addition/repair protein — protein: MSSFQRFLVGGAVRDRLLNRPVKDRDWVVVGARVDDMLTQGFLPVGKDFPVFLHPDSKEEHALARTERKSAPGYRGFVISSDPDVTLEDDLRRRDLTINAIAEAEDGTLIDPYDGQRDLADRWLRHVSEAFVEDPVRVLRVARFAARYAPLGFRVAPETLALMQEMVRAGEVAHLVPERVLAELLRALVEPRPSAFLQVLRASGALRVIFPELDALYQVPQRIEFHPEYDTGVHLALALDAAARLAPGNVGVAFAVLLHDLGKAVTPADVLPKHLYHEQNGRPLVQAFNARFKVPTELARLAEHVCVDHLNVHRFGELRAGSILDLFERLDLFRRPKLLPDLLLACHADKAGRANMPDADYPSAAPMLATFTAAAAVQARPFVERGLQGEQIATAVRDERLRRIAETMRSHRLQA
- a CDS encoding DUF3034 family protein; the encoded protein is MVIRLRTVTHSLLALSFCWSGLAGAAELGRINATGGLLNLEGSGGGGLLPWSTMAGLSTDPGVDWLAGSAFVQLDDYSVHTVSVAGSWNDRAEWSLAHSRLRIDTHPGSLAVDQTLIGGKWRLAGDLIYGKVPQISIGVQARWLQDDALALALGADDDFGIDFYVGASRLILDGPFHRNWLIAGNVRATRANELGFLGFGGDESNDYALAGEVSTALFLNPNWAVGAEFRHKPDHLHAINESNWYDAFVAWFPNKQVNVAVAYANAGTIAGQDHQDGFYVSVNVNL
- a CDS encoding group I truncated hemoglobin, which produces MLPRLIASLMLACTVLLFGACATQRVGTHTSLYDDLGGAAGVAHMVDEIVTELHTDPKLADLFTETDDAYFKERLNEQICNLTDGGCEYTGLSMEEAHSGMDLSHAQFNDFVEACRRAMTRAGVTVGNQNRLLALLAPMHGQVIHQ
- a CDS encoding DMT family transporter, which encodes MNSPFSASSPWRAALLMAVSAVFFALMAVMIRLSSTDLHPFQIAFFRCFFGFLFTIPLVWHHGRGLLKTDKLWLYFLRCGIGIFSMLSGFWAVVHLPLAQAVALTYSTPLFVTIGAAVVLHEIVRARRWTAVLIGFVGVLVIVRPFDQHLSYATWIALMSAALSAAVSISIKFLSRTEKPDTIVFYSSAIWVPLSLLPALMFWTTPHGWTWVFVVLAGLFGTLGHMFWTRAYKLGDASALTPITYLQLPVVSLFAFWLFDEVMDRYTLIGALIVFGSNLYIAHREVQIARRAITDTQIGGDSSNLR